The Salvia miltiorrhiza cultivar Shanhuang (shh) chromosome 1, IMPLAD_Smil_shh, whole genome shotgun sequence genome has a window encoding:
- the LOC131002494 gene encoding uncharacterized protein At5g39865-like → MGCTASRPANFIAQQEDPNSISSSAHSNSQLQSPYNSFSDASSTPVSRTLSLPTPLIHHPPLRKGDSNHFVSLTSTTYGSLALVSPQFQNLSFSSTRDFAIPPPQMRKPRDLGVSEDPLSPDSVINTWELMEGLDEEEFHYHMVERPKKLGEIEIEMDGDELEKSYEFVEHPVSKPLWKHLSEESLLAKMDINVASSYRRALLGKKSVCEEERELVKPRKTESLGSGSVSSVVADADTEESCCLPCGDDRIVLYYTSLRGIRKTYEDCCAVRAILRCFRVCVDERDISMDRSYRTELQEALKGKAVSLPHVFIKGKYIGGAEEIKQLHEAGELVKLLQDFPITDRGIVCEACGDARFVPCPNCSGSRKVYEGEDGELRRCPGCNENGLVRCSGCCP, encoded by the coding sequence ATGGGGTGCACTGCTTCACGCCCAGCTAATTTCATCGCTCAACAGGAAGATCCCAACTCCATTTCCTCCTCCGCGCATTCCAATTCGCAGCTGCAGTCTCCTTACAACTCCTTCTCCGACGCTTCTTCCACGCCGGTGTCGAGGACTCTCTCTCTACCGACCCCTTTGATCCACCACCCTCCCCTACGAAAAGGGGACTCCAATCACTTCGTTTCTCTCACATCCACCACCTACGGTTCGCTCGCGCTGGTCTCGCCCCAATTCCAAAACCTCAGCTTCAGCAGCACCCGCGATTTCGCGATTCCGCCTCCGCAGATGAGAAAGCCTCGGGATTTGGGGGTTTCCGAGGATCCTCTGTCGCCGGACTCGGTTATCAACACGTGGGAGCTCATGGAGGGCCTCGACGAAGAAGAATTTCATTACCACATGGTGGAGCGGCCCAAGAAATTGGGGGAAATTGAGATTGAGATGGATGGTGATgaattggagaaatcctacgaGTTTGTGGAGCATCCGGTGTCGAAGCCGCTGTGGAAACACTTGTCTGAGGAGTCTCTGCTGGCGAAAATGGACATAAATGTGGCGTCTAGCTACCGCAGGGCGCTGTTGGGGAAGAAGAGTGTGTGTGAGGAGGAGAGGGAACTTGTGAAACCTAGAAAAACTGAGTCTTTGGGGTCGGGTAGTGTGAGTTCTGTGGTGGCTGATGCAGATACTGAAGAATCTTGCTGTCTGCCTTGTGGTGATGATAGGATTGTGTTGTACTACACTAGTTTGAGGGGGATAAGGAAGACATACGAGGATTGCTGTGCGGTTCGGGCGATTTTGAGGTGTTTTAGAGTGTGTGTTGATGAGAGGGATATATCGATGGATAGGTCGTATAGGACTGAGCTGCAGGAGGCTTTGAAGGGGAAAGCAGTGAGCTTGCCTCACGTGTTTATCAAGGGGAAGTACATTGGTGGAGCGGAGGAGATTAAGCAGCTCCACGAGGCGGGGGAGTTGGTGAAGCTGTTGCAGGATTTCCCAATCACAGATAGAGGGATTGTGTGTGAGGCTTGTGGGGATGCGAGGTTTGTGCCATGCCCAAATTGCAGTGGGAGTCGGAAGGTTTATGAGGGGGAGGATGGGGAGTTGAGGAGGTGCCCGGGTTGCAACGAGAATGGATTGGTTCGGTGCTCTGGTTGCTGCCCTTGA